A window of Lentibacillus sp. Marseille-P4043 contains these coding sequences:
- a CDS encoding sigma-54 interaction domain-containing protein, which yields MISIFPGIEEFLDTQFIVLNSSEMTENEIDSIAKSNYPKPVFLVKDNTFYLIKCSYKTSQHLYFPCGIISANENIDYIVEKVAVYEHLIVKDQKGNVLGYVNSVGLSEKLFKAYQHLQAYISTILETIDESCTVIDDNKNVIAWTEGAEQIFSVKQEEIIGKQITDFFSPKRLEILNTLKSGTSVHHSQHKARENQVVMINSNPVYFKEKIIGAVVSETDITSQIKLNRELYYASEKLFHLEKEVNKLTSTEDPFIKIRGNSSVLKKTINKIKKVAATETNILICGESGVGKELFAKAVHTIREGNQAPFVVINCGAIPSALFESEIFGYEKGAFSGADQKGKKGKVELAKGGTLFLDEIGEMPLDMQVKMLRLLQEKKFYPVGGTKEIKVDFRVVAATNRDLGELVKGGKFRQDLYYRLNVVSIEVPPLRERLEDIIELTHYFLHEISIKYNRPIHGISQSVMQALLQHQWPGNIRELKNVVERLVVFSEDGEIKLDDLPFDTDTSQATNGNLVALSAYDNRSLQERLQEFEKDIILKELKKADGNKLLCAKNLQVTRATLYNRLNKLGVKI from the coding sequence ATGATTTCAATTTTTCCTGGTATCGAAGAATTTTTAGATACACAATTTATCGTGTTAAACAGTAGTGAAATGACTGAGAATGAGATAGATTCAATTGCTAAATCAAACTACCCTAAACCAGTATTTTTGGTTAAGGACAATACGTTTTACCTGATCAAGTGTTCATACAAGACAAGTCAACACCTATATTTCCCATGCGGAATAATTTCAGCAAACGAAAATATTGATTACATTGTAGAAAAAGTAGCAGTATACGAGCACTTAATTGTGAAGGATCAGAAAGGAAATGTTCTAGGTTATGTGAACTCTGTAGGATTAAGTGAAAAATTGTTTAAAGCCTATCAACATTTACAGGCTTACATTTCCACCATTCTCGAAACAATCGATGAATCATGTACCGTAATCGATGATAATAAAAATGTAATAGCGTGGACAGAAGGTGCAGAACAAATTTTCTCAGTCAAACAAGAGGAGATCATAGGCAAACAAATTACAGATTTCTTCAGCCCCAAACGATTAGAAATATTAAACACACTAAAAAGCGGAACATCTGTTCATCACAGCCAGCATAAGGCCAGAGAAAACCAGGTTGTAATGATTAACTCAAATCCAGTATATTTTAAGGAAAAAATTATCGGGGCTGTTGTATCAGAAACTGACATTACCAGTCAAATCAAGCTAAACAGAGAATTATATTATGCCTCCGAAAAACTATTCCATTTAGAAAAGGAAGTAAACAAATTAACATCTACAGAGGATCCATTTATCAAAATTAGAGGGAATAGCTCTGTTTTAAAAAAGACCATTAATAAAATTAAAAAAGTAGCCGCAACTGAAACAAATATTTTAATATGTGGAGAAAGCGGTGTAGGAAAAGAACTTTTTGCCAAAGCAGTGCACACCATCCGCGAAGGCAACCAAGCACCATTCGTTGTTATTAATTGTGGTGCAATCCCGTCCGCATTGTTCGAAAGCGAAATTTTCGGCTATGAAAAAGGTGCATTTTCTGGCGCTGATCAAAAAGGAAAAAAGGGGAAAGTTGAACTTGCCAAAGGTGGAACATTGTTTCTCGATGAAATTGGTGAAATGCCACTGGATATGCAAGTAAAAATGCTACGGTTACTTCAGGAAAAAAAGTTTTATCCAGTCGGTGGAACAAAGGAAATAAAAGTAGATTTCCGTGTAGTAGCAGCAACAAACCGTGACCTTGGGGAACTTGTAAAGGGAGGTAAATTCAGGCAGGATCTTTATTATCGGTTAAATGTCGTAAGCATTGAAGTCCCACCGCTGAGAGAGCGATTGGAAGATATTATTGAATTAACACATTATTTCCTTCATGAAATATCCATTAAATACAACCGACCTATTCATGGAATATCACAGTCTGTCATGCAAGCCCTTCTCCAACACCAATGGCCAGGAAATATTAGAGAACTAAAAAATGTTGTCGAACGGCTTGTAGTCTTTTCGGAAGACGGTGAAATAAAACTAGATGATCTACCTTTCGATACAGACACATCACAAGCAACCAATGGTAATCTTGTTGCATTGTCAGCATATGATAATCGATCATTACAAGAACGGCTACAGGAATTTGAAAAAGATATTATTCTTAAAGAATTAAAAAAGGCGGACGGTAATAAATTACTATGCGCTAAAAATCTTCAAGTGACCAGAGCAACCCTTTACAATCGATTAAATAAATTAGGAGTAAAGATTTAA
- a CDS encoding (2Fe-2S)-binding protein, producing MTEKEMIVCRCEEVTYKELIETAETYNCSARELKLRTRAGMGYCGGRTCRNMVDKVSETLDTNNRTQITLKYQPPIRPVRFGDLGGQEQ from the coding sequence ATGACAGAAAAAGAGATGATAGTTTGTAGATGTGAGGAAGTAACATATAAAGAGCTCATTGAAACTGCTGAAACATACAATTGTTCAGCGAGAGAATTAAAACTTCGTACCAGGGCTGGCATGGGTTATTGCGGTGGCAGAACATGCCGGAACATGGTCGATAAGGTTTCAGAAACATTAGATACTAACAATCGCACCCAAATAACATTGAAATATCAACCTCCCATACGCCCGGTCCGTTTTGGAGATTTAGGGGGGCAGGAACAATGA
- a CDS encoding (2Fe-2S)-binding protein — MSQRILEHPVLGKLEANNYVSFTFNNKDYKGLANESIAAALLANGIRTLRHHEESGTPRGIYCNIGHCFECRVTVNGQQGVRACLTPLQEGMIIESGGKLPTPVRDWRAENE; from the coding sequence ATGAGCCAACGAATCTTAGAACACCCAGTACTGGGAAAATTGGAGGCAAATAATTATGTTTCGTTTACATTTAATAATAAAGACTATAAAGGGTTGGCAAATGAATCGATTGCTGCAGCACTATTAGCCAATGGGATTCGTACACTTCGCCATCATGAAGAAAGCGGCACACCTCGGGGCATCTATTGCAATATCGGCCATTGCTTCGAGTGCAGGGTAACCGTGAATGGACAACAAGGAGTTCGTGCATGCTTAACACCATTACAAGAAGGTATGATAATCGAAAGTGGTGGAAAGCTCCCCACTCCTGTAAGGGATTGGAGGGCTGAAAATGAATGA